From the Prunus dulcis chromosome 4, ALMONDv2, whole genome shotgun sequence genome, one window contains:
- the LOC117626036 gene encoding LOB domain-containing protein 4 has protein sequence MKENGSRKQGAPSPCAACKLLRRRCAQDCVFAPYFPADEPQKFANVHKVFGASNVNKMLQELPEHQRGDAVSSMVYEANARVRDPVYGCVGAISSLQQQIDVLQTQLALAQAEVVHLRVRQTASFSNHGLSPASPTNSGSPSSKFMGSQTRPIFDMDMMVDHTSLGLGESMWSC, from the exons ATGAAGGAGAATGGCAGCAGGAAACAGGGCGCCCCCTCACCCTGTGCAGCATGCAAGCTTCTTAGGAGGAGGTGTGCGCAGGATTGTGTGTTTGCTCCCTATTTCCCTGCTGATGAACCCCAGAAGTTTGCCAATGTTCACAAAGTGTTTGGTGCGAGCAATGTCAACAAGATGTTACAG GAGCTGCCAGAGCACCAGCGTGGAGATGCAGTCAGCAGCATGGTGTATGAAGCAAATGCCAGGGTGCGAGACCCAGTTTATGGGTGTGTAGGGGCAATTTCGTCTTTACAGCAACAAATTGATGTGCTCCAGACCCAACTGGCTCTGGCTCAGGCGGAGGTGGTGCACCTTAGGGTTAGGCAGACTGCATCTTTCTCCAACCATGGGCTGAGCCCGGCTAGCCCAACTAACAGCGGCTCGCCGTCTTCGAAGTTCATGGGCTCTCAAACCCGGCCCATTTTCGACATGGATATGATGGTGGACCATACCAGCTTGGGACTGGGAGAGTCCATGTGGTCATGCTAA